A stretch of the Alosa alosa isolate M-15738 ecotype Scorff River chromosome 16, AALO_Geno_1.1, whole genome shotgun sequence genome encodes the following:
- the pde7a gene encoding high affinity cAMP-specific 3',5'-cyclic phosphodiesterase 7A isoform X7 → MLARGETVGPVSGRRVHRLFSFQRHLHTSRLVHSATTCSHNPLHILDEDYLGQAKCMLEKVGSWNFDIFLFDRLTNGNSLVTLTFHLLNQYGLIELFQLDMVKLRRFLVMVQEDYHSQNPYHNAVHAADVTQAMYCYLREPKLSKSLTSCDILLGLLAAASHDLDHPGVNQPFLIKTNHYLAALYRNTSVLENHHWRSVVGLLRETGLFSHLPAEDGLNMERQLGSLILATDISRQNEYLSKFRLHLDQDDLCLGNASHRHFILQMALKCADICNPCRPWELSKQWSEKVTSEFFQQGDIEKKHKLEVSQLCDSQTNTVGDIQIGFMTYVVEPLFSEWARFSDTRLSQTMLGHLGLNKASWSGLRAEGSLDESEPDPDPPPEPVSGQGPGPCLGSGPATATAAEEPTTRTLAQGSQEF, encoded by the exons ATGCTAG CCCGGGGCGAGACTGTGGGGCCAGTGTCCGGCCGGCGGGTCCACAGGCTCTTCAGCTTCCAGCGTCACCTTCACACCTCACGCCTGGTCCACAGCGCCACCACCTGTTCACACAACCCTCTGCACATCCTGGACGAAGATTACCTGGGCCAGGCCAAG TGTATGCTGGAAAAGGTTGGGAGCTGgaattttgacattttcctCTTCGACAGATTAACAAATG GAAACAGCCTTGTCACCCTGACGTTCCACCTGTTAAATCAGTATGGATTAATTGAGCTCTTCCAGTTAGATATGGTGAAACTTCGTCGATTTTTAG TCATGGTCCAAGAAGACTACCACAGCCAGAATCCTTATCACAACGCAGTTCATGCTGCGGATGTGACCCAGGCCATGTACTGTTACCTGCGAGAGCCCAAG CTCTCCAAGTCGCTGACATCCTGCGACATCCTCCTGGGCTTGCTGGCTGCTGCCTCGCATGACCTTGACCACCCCGGGGTCAACCAGCCCTTCCTCATCAAAACCAACCATTACCTAGCAGCTTTGTACAGG AATACCTCAGTTCTGGAGAATCATCACTGGAGATCAGTTGTGGGACTCCTGCGAGAGACAGGACTTTTCTCCCACTTACCTGCAGAGGATGG gttaAACATGGAAAGACAGTTGGGCTCCTTGATCCTGGCCACAGACATCAGCAGACAGAACGAGTACCTGTCCAAGTTCAGGCTGCACCTGGACCAGGATGACCTGTGCTTGGGCAACGCCTCCCATCGTCACTTCATCCTCCAG ATGGCCCTGAAATGTGCTGATATCTGTAACCCCTGTCGGCCCTGGGAGTTGAGCAAACAGTGGAGTGAGAAAGTGACCTCAGAGTTCTTTCAGCAAG GTGACATTGAGAAGAAGCACAAGCTTGAAGTCAGCCAACTGTGTGACAGCCAGACCAACACAGTAGGGGACATTCAGATTG gctTCATGACATATGTAGTGGAGCCTCTGTTTTCCGAGTGGGCCCGGTTCTCAGACACACGCCTGTCCCAGACCATGCTGGGTCACTTAGGTCTGAACAAGGCTAGCTGGAGTGGGCTGAGGGCTGAGGGGAGCCTAGACGAATCAGAACCGGACCCAGACCCACCACCAGAGCCAGTGTCAGGCCAAGGCCCAGGCCCGTGTTTAGGATCGGGCCCGGCCACAGCTACCGCCGCAGAAGAACCCACCACCAGAACCTTAGCTCAGGGAAGCCAGGAGTTTTGA
- the pde7a gene encoding high affinity cAMP-specific 3',5'-cyclic phosphodiesterase 7A isoform X4, whose translation MEVCYQLPVLPLDRPVPKHVLSRRGAISFSSSSSLFGAPDPRQLSQRRGAISYDSSDQTALYIRMLARGETVGPVSGRRVHRLFSFQRHLHTSRLVHSATTCSHNPLHILDEDYLGQAKCMLEKVGSWNFDIFLFDRLTNGNSLVTLTFHLLNQYGLIELFQLDMVKLRRFLVMVQEDYHSQNPYHNAVHAADVTQAMYCYLREPKLSKSLTSCDILLGLLAAASHDLDHPGVNQPFLIKTNHYLAALYRNTSVLENHHWRSVVGLLRETGLFSHLPAEDGLNMERQLGSLILATDISRQNEYLSKFRLHLDQDDLCLGNASHRHFILQMALKCADICNPCRPWELSKQWSEKVTSEFFQQGDIEKKHKLEVSQLCDSQTNTVGDIQIGFMTYVVEPLFSEWARFSDTRLSQTMLGHLGLNKASWSGLRAEGSLDESEPDPDPPPEPVSGQGPGPCLGSGPATATAAEEPTTRTLAQGSQEF comes from the exons AGACGTGGAGCGATCTCCTATGACAGCTCTGATCAGACTGCGCTGTACATTCGTATGCTAG CCCGGGGCGAGACTGTGGGGCCAGTGTCCGGCCGGCGGGTCCACAGGCTCTTCAGCTTCCAGCGTCACCTTCACACCTCACGCCTGGTCCACAGCGCCACCACCTGTTCACACAACCCTCTGCACATCCTGGACGAAGATTACCTGGGCCAGGCCAAG TGTATGCTGGAAAAGGTTGGGAGCTGgaattttgacattttcctCTTCGACAGATTAACAAATG GAAACAGCCTTGTCACCCTGACGTTCCACCTGTTAAATCAGTATGGATTAATTGAGCTCTTCCAGTTAGATATGGTGAAACTTCGTCGATTTTTAG TCATGGTCCAAGAAGACTACCACAGCCAGAATCCTTATCACAACGCAGTTCATGCTGCGGATGTGACCCAGGCCATGTACTGTTACCTGCGAGAGCCCAAG CTCTCCAAGTCGCTGACATCCTGCGACATCCTCCTGGGCTTGCTGGCTGCTGCCTCGCATGACCTTGACCACCCCGGGGTCAACCAGCCCTTCCTCATCAAAACCAACCATTACCTAGCAGCTTTGTACAGG AATACCTCAGTTCTGGAGAATCATCACTGGAGATCAGTTGTGGGACTCCTGCGAGAGACAGGACTTTTCTCCCACTTACCTGCAGAGGATGG gttaAACATGGAAAGACAGTTGGGCTCCTTGATCCTGGCCACAGACATCAGCAGACAGAACGAGTACCTGTCCAAGTTCAGGCTGCACCTGGACCAGGATGACCTGTGCTTGGGCAACGCCTCCCATCGTCACTTCATCCTCCAG ATGGCCCTGAAATGTGCTGATATCTGTAACCCCTGTCGGCCCTGGGAGTTGAGCAAACAGTGGAGTGAGAAAGTGACCTCAGAGTTCTTTCAGCAAG GTGACATTGAGAAGAAGCACAAGCTTGAAGTCAGCCAACTGTGTGACAGCCAGACCAACACAGTAGGGGACATTCAGATTG gctTCATGACATATGTAGTGGAGCCTCTGTTTTCCGAGTGGGCCCGGTTCTCAGACACACGCCTGTCCCAGACCATGCTGGGTCACTTAGGTCTGAACAAGGCTAGCTGGAGTGGGCTGAGGGCTGAGGGGAGCCTAGACGAATCAGAACCGGACCCAGACCCACCACCAGAGCCAGTGTCAGGCCAAGGCCCAGGCCCGTGTTTAGGATCGGGCCCGGCCACAGCTACCGCCGCAGAAGAACCCACCACCAGAACCTTAGCTCAGGGAAGCCAGGAGTTTTGA
- the pde7a gene encoding high affinity cAMP-specific 3',5'-cyclic phosphodiesterase 7A isoform X2, with product MEVCYQLPVLPLDRPVPKHVLSRRGAISFSSSSSLFGAPDPRQLSQRRGAISYDSSDQTALYIRMLGDVRVRSQVGFEPERRGSHPYLCVDFRTLHSRGETVGPVSGRRVHRLFSFQRHLHTSRLVHSATTCSHNPLHILDEDYLGQAKCMLEKVGSWNFDIFLFDRLTNGNSLVTLTFHLLNQYGLIELFQLDMVKLRRFLVMVQEDYHSQNPYHNAVHAADVTQAMYCYLREPKLSKSLTSCDILLGLLAAASHDLDHPGVNQPFLIKTNHYLAALYRNTSVLENHHWRSVVGLLRETGLFSHLPAEDGLNMERQLGSLILATDISRQNEYLSKFRLHLDQDDLCLGNASHRHFILQMALKCADICNPCRPWELSKQWSEKVTSEFFQQGDIEKKHKLEVSQLCDSQTNTVGDIQIGFMTYVVEPLFSEWARFSDTRLSQTMLGHLGLNKASWSGLRAEGSLDESEPDPDPPPEPVSGQGPGPCLGSGPATATAAEEPTTRTLAQGSQEF from the exons AGACGTGGAGCGATCTCCTATGACAGCTCTGATCAGACTGCGCTGTACATTCGTATGCTAG GAGACGTGAGAGTGAGAAGCCAGGTAGGATTCGAACCGGAGCGACGAGGCTCGCACCCCTACCTGTGTGTGGATTTCCGAACCTTGCACT CCCGGGGCGAGACTGTGGGGCCAGTGTCCGGCCGGCGGGTCCACAGGCTCTTCAGCTTCCAGCGTCACCTTCACACCTCACGCCTGGTCCACAGCGCCACCACCTGTTCACACAACCCTCTGCACATCCTGGACGAAGATTACCTGGGCCAGGCCAAG TGTATGCTGGAAAAGGTTGGGAGCTGgaattttgacattttcctCTTCGACAGATTAACAAATG GAAACAGCCTTGTCACCCTGACGTTCCACCTGTTAAATCAGTATGGATTAATTGAGCTCTTCCAGTTAGATATGGTGAAACTTCGTCGATTTTTAG TCATGGTCCAAGAAGACTACCACAGCCAGAATCCTTATCACAACGCAGTTCATGCTGCGGATGTGACCCAGGCCATGTACTGTTACCTGCGAGAGCCCAAG CTCTCCAAGTCGCTGACATCCTGCGACATCCTCCTGGGCTTGCTGGCTGCTGCCTCGCATGACCTTGACCACCCCGGGGTCAACCAGCCCTTCCTCATCAAAACCAACCATTACCTAGCAGCTTTGTACAGG AATACCTCAGTTCTGGAGAATCATCACTGGAGATCAGTTGTGGGACTCCTGCGAGAGACAGGACTTTTCTCCCACTTACCTGCAGAGGATGG gttaAACATGGAAAGACAGTTGGGCTCCTTGATCCTGGCCACAGACATCAGCAGACAGAACGAGTACCTGTCCAAGTTCAGGCTGCACCTGGACCAGGATGACCTGTGCTTGGGCAACGCCTCCCATCGTCACTTCATCCTCCAG ATGGCCCTGAAATGTGCTGATATCTGTAACCCCTGTCGGCCCTGGGAGTTGAGCAAACAGTGGAGTGAGAAAGTGACCTCAGAGTTCTTTCAGCAAG GTGACATTGAGAAGAAGCACAAGCTTGAAGTCAGCCAACTGTGTGACAGCCAGACCAACACAGTAGGGGACATTCAGATTG gctTCATGACATATGTAGTGGAGCCTCTGTTTTCCGAGTGGGCCCGGTTCTCAGACACACGCCTGTCCCAGACCATGCTGGGTCACTTAGGTCTGAACAAGGCTAGCTGGAGTGGGCTGAGGGCTGAGGGGAGCCTAGACGAATCAGAACCGGACCCAGACCCACCACCAGAGCCAGTGTCAGGCCAAGGCCCAGGCCCGTGTTTAGGATCGGGCCCGGCCACAGCTACCGCCGCAGAAGAACCCACCACCAGAACCTTAGCTCAGGGAAGCCAGGAGTTTTGA
- the pde7a gene encoding high affinity cAMP-specific 3',5'-cyclic phosphodiesterase 7A isoform X1 encodes MEVCYQLPVLPLDRPVPKHVLSRRGAISFSSSSSLFGAPDPRQLSQRRGAISYDSSDQTALYIRMLGACVIFKQLFSRDVRVRSQVGFEPERRGSHPYLCVDFRTLHSRGETVGPVSGRRVHRLFSFQRHLHTSRLVHSATTCSHNPLHILDEDYLGQAKCMLEKVGSWNFDIFLFDRLTNGNSLVTLTFHLLNQYGLIELFQLDMVKLRRFLVMVQEDYHSQNPYHNAVHAADVTQAMYCYLREPKLSKSLTSCDILLGLLAAASHDLDHPGVNQPFLIKTNHYLAALYRNTSVLENHHWRSVVGLLRETGLFSHLPAEDGLNMERQLGSLILATDISRQNEYLSKFRLHLDQDDLCLGNASHRHFILQMALKCADICNPCRPWELSKQWSEKVTSEFFQQGDIEKKHKLEVSQLCDSQTNTVGDIQIGFMTYVVEPLFSEWARFSDTRLSQTMLGHLGLNKASWSGLRAEGSLDESEPDPDPPPEPVSGQGPGPCLGSGPATATAAEEPTTRTLAQGSQEF; translated from the exons AGACGTGGAGCGATCTCCTATGACAGCTCTGATCAGACTGCGCTGTACATTCGTATGCTAG GGGCTTGTGTAATATTCAAACAGCTGTTTTCAA GAGACGTGAGAGTGAGAAGCCAGGTAGGATTCGAACCGGAGCGACGAGGCTCGCACCCCTACCTGTGTGTGGATTTCCGAACCTTGCACT CCCGGGGCGAGACTGTGGGGCCAGTGTCCGGCCGGCGGGTCCACAGGCTCTTCAGCTTCCAGCGTCACCTTCACACCTCACGCCTGGTCCACAGCGCCACCACCTGTTCACACAACCCTCTGCACATCCTGGACGAAGATTACCTGGGCCAGGCCAAG TGTATGCTGGAAAAGGTTGGGAGCTGgaattttgacattttcctCTTCGACAGATTAACAAATG GAAACAGCCTTGTCACCCTGACGTTCCACCTGTTAAATCAGTATGGATTAATTGAGCTCTTCCAGTTAGATATGGTGAAACTTCGTCGATTTTTAG TCATGGTCCAAGAAGACTACCACAGCCAGAATCCTTATCACAACGCAGTTCATGCTGCGGATGTGACCCAGGCCATGTACTGTTACCTGCGAGAGCCCAAG CTCTCCAAGTCGCTGACATCCTGCGACATCCTCCTGGGCTTGCTGGCTGCTGCCTCGCATGACCTTGACCACCCCGGGGTCAACCAGCCCTTCCTCATCAAAACCAACCATTACCTAGCAGCTTTGTACAGG AATACCTCAGTTCTGGAGAATCATCACTGGAGATCAGTTGTGGGACTCCTGCGAGAGACAGGACTTTTCTCCCACTTACCTGCAGAGGATGG gttaAACATGGAAAGACAGTTGGGCTCCTTGATCCTGGCCACAGACATCAGCAGACAGAACGAGTACCTGTCCAAGTTCAGGCTGCACCTGGACCAGGATGACCTGTGCTTGGGCAACGCCTCCCATCGTCACTTCATCCTCCAG ATGGCCCTGAAATGTGCTGATATCTGTAACCCCTGTCGGCCCTGGGAGTTGAGCAAACAGTGGAGTGAGAAAGTGACCTCAGAGTTCTTTCAGCAAG GTGACATTGAGAAGAAGCACAAGCTTGAAGTCAGCCAACTGTGTGACAGCCAGACCAACACAGTAGGGGACATTCAGATTG gctTCATGACATATGTAGTGGAGCCTCTGTTTTCCGAGTGGGCCCGGTTCTCAGACACACGCCTGTCCCAGACCATGCTGGGTCACTTAGGTCTGAACAAGGCTAGCTGGAGTGGGCTGAGGGCTGAGGGGAGCCTAGACGAATCAGAACCGGACCCAGACCCACCACCAGAGCCAGTGTCAGGCCAAGGCCCAGGCCCGTGTTTAGGATCGGGCCCGGCCACAGCTACCGCCGCAGAAGAACCCACCACCAGAACCTTAGCTCAGGGAAGCCAGGAGTTTTGA
- the pde7a gene encoding high affinity cAMP-specific 3',5'-cyclic phosphodiesterase 7A isoform X6 yields the protein MLGDVRVRSQVGFEPERRGSHPYLCVDFRTLHSRGETVGPVSGRRVHRLFSFQRHLHTSRLVHSATTCSHNPLHILDEDYLGQAKCMLEKVGSWNFDIFLFDRLTNGNSLVTLTFHLLNQYGLIELFQLDMVKLRRFLVMVQEDYHSQNPYHNAVHAADVTQAMYCYLREPKLSKSLTSCDILLGLLAAASHDLDHPGVNQPFLIKTNHYLAALYRNTSVLENHHWRSVVGLLRETGLFSHLPAEDGLNMERQLGSLILATDISRQNEYLSKFRLHLDQDDLCLGNASHRHFILQMALKCADICNPCRPWELSKQWSEKVTSEFFQQGDIEKKHKLEVSQLCDSQTNTVGDIQIGFMTYVVEPLFSEWARFSDTRLSQTMLGHLGLNKASWSGLRAEGSLDESEPDPDPPPEPVSGQGPGPCLGSGPATATAAEEPTTRTLAQGSQEF from the exons ATGCTAG GAGACGTGAGAGTGAGAAGCCAGGTAGGATTCGAACCGGAGCGACGAGGCTCGCACCCCTACCTGTGTGTGGATTTCCGAACCTTGCACT CCCGGGGCGAGACTGTGGGGCCAGTGTCCGGCCGGCGGGTCCACAGGCTCTTCAGCTTCCAGCGTCACCTTCACACCTCACGCCTGGTCCACAGCGCCACCACCTGTTCACACAACCCTCTGCACATCCTGGACGAAGATTACCTGGGCCAGGCCAAG TGTATGCTGGAAAAGGTTGGGAGCTGgaattttgacattttcctCTTCGACAGATTAACAAATG GAAACAGCCTTGTCACCCTGACGTTCCACCTGTTAAATCAGTATGGATTAATTGAGCTCTTCCAGTTAGATATGGTGAAACTTCGTCGATTTTTAG TCATGGTCCAAGAAGACTACCACAGCCAGAATCCTTATCACAACGCAGTTCATGCTGCGGATGTGACCCAGGCCATGTACTGTTACCTGCGAGAGCCCAAG CTCTCCAAGTCGCTGACATCCTGCGACATCCTCCTGGGCTTGCTGGCTGCTGCCTCGCATGACCTTGACCACCCCGGGGTCAACCAGCCCTTCCTCATCAAAACCAACCATTACCTAGCAGCTTTGTACAGG AATACCTCAGTTCTGGAGAATCATCACTGGAGATCAGTTGTGGGACTCCTGCGAGAGACAGGACTTTTCTCCCACTTACCTGCAGAGGATGG gttaAACATGGAAAGACAGTTGGGCTCCTTGATCCTGGCCACAGACATCAGCAGACAGAACGAGTACCTGTCCAAGTTCAGGCTGCACCTGGACCAGGATGACCTGTGCTTGGGCAACGCCTCCCATCGTCACTTCATCCTCCAG ATGGCCCTGAAATGTGCTGATATCTGTAACCCCTGTCGGCCCTGGGAGTTGAGCAAACAGTGGAGTGAGAAAGTGACCTCAGAGTTCTTTCAGCAAG GTGACATTGAGAAGAAGCACAAGCTTGAAGTCAGCCAACTGTGTGACAGCCAGACCAACACAGTAGGGGACATTCAGATTG gctTCATGACATATGTAGTGGAGCCTCTGTTTTCCGAGTGGGCCCGGTTCTCAGACACACGCCTGTCCCAGACCATGCTGGGTCACTTAGGTCTGAACAAGGCTAGCTGGAGTGGGCTGAGGGCTGAGGGGAGCCTAGACGAATCAGAACCGGACCCAGACCCACCACCAGAGCCAGTGTCAGGCCAAGGCCCAGGCCCGTGTTTAGGATCGGGCCCGGCCACAGCTACCGCCGCAGAAGAACCCACCACCAGAACCTTAGCTCAGGGAAGCCAGGAGTTTTGA
- the pde7a gene encoding high affinity cAMP-specific 3',5'-cyclic phosphodiesterase 7A isoform X5 → MLGACVIFKQLFSRDVRVRSQVGFEPERRGSHPYLCVDFRTLHSRGETVGPVSGRRVHRLFSFQRHLHTSRLVHSATTCSHNPLHILDEDYLGQAKCMLEKVGSWNFDIFLFDRLTNGNSLVTLTFHLLNQYGLIELFQLDMVKLRRFLVMVQEDYHSQNPYHNAVHAADVTQAMYCYLREPKLSKSLTSCDILLGLLAAASHDLDHPGVNQPFLIKTNHYLAALYRNTSVLENHHWRSVVGLLRETGLFSHLPAEDGLNMERQLGSLILATDISRQNEYLSKFRLHLDQDDLCLGNASHRHFILQMALKCADICNPCRPWELSKQWSEKVTSEFFQQGDIEKKHKLEVSQLCDSQTNTVGDIQIGFMTYVVEPLFSEWARFSDTRLSQTMLGHLGLNKASWSGLRAEGSLDESEPDPDPPPEPVSGQGPGPCLGSGPATATAAEEPTTRTLAQGSQEF, encoded by the exons ATGCTAG GGGCTTGTGTAATATTCAAACAGCTGTTTTCAA GAGACGTGAGAGTGAGAAGCCAGGTAGGATTCGAACCGGAGCGACGAGGCTCGCACCCCTACCTGTGTGTGGATTTCCGAACCTTGCACT CCCGGGGCGAGACTGTGGGGCCAGTGTCCGGCCGGCGGGTCCACAGGCTCTTCAGCTTCCAGCGTCACCTTCACACCTCACGCCTGGTCCACAGCGCCACCACCTGTTCACACAACCCTCTGCACATCCTGGACGAAGATTACCTGGGCCAGGCCAAG TGTATGCTGGAAAAGGTTGGGAGCTGgaattttgacattttcctCTTCGACAGATTAACAAATG GAAACAGCCTTGTCACCCTGACGTTCCACCTGTTAAATCAGTATGGATTAATTGAGCTCTTCCAGTTAGATATGGTGAAACTTCGTCGATTTTTAG TCATGGTCCAAGAAGACTACCACAGCCAGAATCCTTATCACAACGCAGTTCATGCTGCGGATGTGACCCAGGCCATGTACTGTTACCTGCGAGAGCCCAAG CTCTCCAAGTCGCTGACATCCTGCGACATCCTCCTGGGCTTGCTGGCTGCTGCCTCGCATGACCTTGACCACCCCGGGGTCAACCAGCCCTTCCTCATCAAAACCAACCATTACCTAGCAGCTTTGTACAGG AATACCTCAGTTCTGGAGAATCATCACTGGAGATCAGTTGTGGGACTCCTGCGAGAGACAGGACTTTTCTCCCACTTACCTGCAGAGGATGG gttaAACATGGAAAGACAGTTGGGCTCCTTGATCCTGGCCACAGACATCAGCAGACAGAACGAGTACCTGTCCAAGTTCAGGCTGCACCTGGACCAGGATGACCTGTGCTTGGGCAACGCCTCCCATCGTCACTTCATCCTCCAG ATGGCCCTGAAATGTGCTGATATCTGTAACCCCTGTCGGCCCTGGGAGTTGAGCAAACAGTGGAGTGAGAAAGTGACCTCAGAGTTCTTTCAGCAAG GTGACATTGAGAAGAAGCACAAGCTTGAAGTCAGCCAACTGTGTGACAGCCAGACCAACACAGTAGGGGACATTCAGATTG gctTCATGACATATGTAGTGGAGCCTCTGTTTTCCGAGTGGGCCCGGTTCTCAGACACACGCCTGTCCCAGACCATGCTGGGTCACTTAGGTCTGAACAAGGCTAGCTGGAGTGGGCTGAGGGCTGAGGGGAGCCTAGACGAATCAGAACCGGACCCAGACCCACCACCAGAGCCAGTGTCAGGCCAAGGCCCAGGCCCGTGTTTAGGATCGGGCCCGGCCACAGCTACCGCCGCAGAAGAACCCACCACCAGAACCTTAGCTCAGGGAAGCCAGGAGTTTTGA
- the pde7a gene encoding high affinity cAMP-specific 3',5'-cyclic phosphodiesterase 7A isoform X3 codes for MEVCYQLPVLPLDRPVPKHVLSRRGAISFSSSSSLFGAPDPRQLSQRRGAISYDSSDQTALYIRMLDVRVRSQVGFEPERRGSHPYLCVDFRTLHSRGETVGPVSGRRVHRLFSFQRHLHTSRLVHSATTCSHNPLHILDEDYLGQAKCMLEKVGSWNFDIFLFDRLTNGNSLVTLTFHLLNQYGLIELFQLDMVKLRRFLVMVQEDYHSQNPYHNAVHAADVTQAMYCYLREPKLSKSLTSCDILLGLLAAASHDLDHPGVNQPFLIKTNHYLAALYRNTSVLENHHWRSVVGLLRETGLFSHLPAEDGLNMERQLGSLILATDISRQNEYLSKFRLHLDQDDLCLGNASHRHFILQMALKCADICNPCRPWELSKQWSEKVTSEFFQQGDIEKKHKLEVSQLCDSQTNTVGDIQIGFMTYVVEPLFSEWARFSDTRLSQTMLGHLGLNKASWSGLRAEGSLDESEPDPDPPPEPVSGQGPGPCLGSGPATATAAEEPTTRTLAQGSQEF; via the exons AGACGTGGAGCGATCTCCTATGACAGCTCTGATCAGACTGCGCTGTACATTCGTATGCTAG ACGTGAGAGTGAGAAGCCAGGTAGGATTCGAACCGGAGCGACGAGGCTCGCACCCCTACCTGTGTGTGGATTTCCGAACCTTGCACT CCCGGGGCGAGACTGTGGGGCCAGTGTCCGGCCGGCGGGTCCACAGGCTCTTCAGCTTCCAGCGTCACCTTCACACCTCACGCCTGGTCCACAGCGCCACCACCTGTTCACACAACCCTCTGCACATCCTGGACGAAGATTACCTGGGCCAGGCCAAG TGTATGCTGGAAAAGGTTGGGAGCTGgaattttgacattttcctCTTCGACAGATTAACAAATG GAAACAGCCTTGTCACCCTGACGTTCCACCTGTTAAATCAGTATGGATTAATTGAGCTCTTCCAGTTAGATATGGTGAAACTTCGTCGATTTTTAG TCATGGTCCAAGAAGACTACCACAGCCAGAATCCTTATCACAACGCAGTTCATGCTGCGGATGTGACCCAGGCCATGTACTGTTACCTGCGAGAGCCCAAG CTCTCCAAGTCGCTGACATCCTGCGACATCCTCCTGGGCTTGCTGGCTGCTGCCTCGCATGACCTTGACCACCCCGGGGTCAACCAGCCCTTCCTCATCAAAACCAACCATTACCTAGCAGCTTTGTACAGG AATACCTCAGTTCTGGAGAATCATCACTGGAGATCAGTTGTGGGACTCCTGCGAGAGACAGGACTTTTCTCCCACTTACCTGCAGAGGATGG gttaAACATGGAAAGACAGTTGGGCTCCTTGATCCTGGCCACAGACATCAGCAGACAGAACGAGTACCTGTCCAAGTTCAGGCTGCACCTGGACCAGGATGACCTGTGCTTGGGCAACGCCTCCCATCGTCACTTCATCCTCCAG ATGGCCCTGAAATGTGCTGATATCTGTAACCCCTGTCGGCCCTGGGAGTTGAGCAAACAGTGGAGTGAGAAAGTGACCTCAGAGTTCTTTCAGCAAG GTGACATTGAGAAGAAGCACAAGCTTGAAGTCAGCCAACTGTGTGACAGCCAGACCAACACAGTAGGGGACATTCAGATTG gctTCATGACATATGTAGTGGAGCCTCTGTTTTCCGAGTGGGCCCGGTTCTCAGACACACGCCTGTCCCAGACCATGCTGGGTCACTTAGGTCTGAACAAGGCTAGCTGGAGTGGGCTGAGGGCTGAGGGGAGCCTAGACGAATCAGAACCGGACCCAGACCCACCACCAGAGCCAGTGTCAGGCCAAGGCCCAGGCCCGTGTTTAGGATCGGGCCCGGCCACAGCTACCGCCGCAGAAGAACCCACCACCAGAACCTTAGCTCAGGGAAGCCAGGAGTTTTGA